The Dyadobacter sp. 676 DNA window TGCCGATTGCGAGAAGAAAGAACTCCATTCCTTCGACATGCTGGTTGCCGAACCAGTCCATGAAAAAATGATCATGAAAGGTGGTCACGATAATTCCGGTCATCACCACAGCTATCGCGGCGGCGGAAAGCCGGACTGCCACTCCCAATATCAACGCCAGCGGCCCAAAAAATTCGATGACGATAACCAGAAAGCCGATAATCCAGGGCAATCCTCTCTGGCCGGTAAAGTACTGCATACTGCCCTCGAAGCCAAAACCATTGAACCACCCCAACATTTTCTGCGCCCCGTGCGGGAACAGGACCAATGCCAGAAAGAGGCGGAGAAACAGCGCTCCCCAATTCAAATCCGGTTTTAATGTATTTGCAAACATGGCAGCGATATTTAATTGTTATAAAAAAACTGTTCATGAATGATCTGCCCGTCCTGCCAATGCTGGACGGAAACCTGCGTGTAATTGCGGACGCCCCATTCGCGATGCGTGTAATCGAAATGCCAGGTGACGTATGAAATATTGTCGCCTACGGCAAGTCCCTTTACGGCCGCGCTCCTGAATTCGAGAACGTTGTCGAAAAACTCTTCTTCCCGCTTGCGGTTGGCGGCCTTCGATACCGTGGCAGGCAGGTGGTTTTCCTGCATCGAAACCTGGTCATGGTAATACTTTTCGAATGCCTCCATGGCTTTGCCGTTCAGTACCATATCGTTGAGCTCGCGAATGGCCGATTCGATCTGATCTCTGTTCATATTCATAATTTATTAATGTGATTGTTTGGTTTATCGCGCTTTTTTCATGGCTGATTGTTTATGCAAATTTTGCCCGACATCCCGTGCAGGAGCAATCGCATGGGATAATAAAATCCGTTAACATGGATTAATTTTTCGGCTATTGAAGGCAAGTACGGCGCAAGTGTCCTGCCGGACGATCCGCCGGAAGGAGTAAGCCGTGTCCGGATTGTTTCTGTGAATGATCAGGCGCGGTCGGGGCCGTGCGACCGGATCCGGCTCAGTGTCTGCGGGGTGATTCCCAGATAAGAAGCAATCTGATGGTTGGCGACGCGCTGCTCTATCTGCGGGTACCTTTCGATGAACTCTTCATACCGCTCCTGCGCACTTTTTGCCAGGGTTGCCGATAGCCGTCTTGTGGATGTGATAAATGCATTCTGGATCATAATGCGGAAATGCCGTTCCATTTTGGGCACCTTCTCGTATAAAGTTTCCAGGTCCGCCCTCGTAATGTGCATGACCTCCGTGTCTTCCAGGCAATCCACATTATACGTCGTGGGAGCCTCTGTCAGAAAGCTGTACAAATCGCCCACCCACCAGTCTTCCAGTCCAAATTGCAATACATGTTCCTGCCCTTTCTCATCCACCTGATAGGTACGCGTAACACCTTTGACTATGAAAGTTTCGTACCGGGCCACATCTCCTTCTTGCAGGATGTATTGCCTTTTGCGGTATTTCCTGAAAGTAAAAAGGGACTGTATAATCCCGACTTCCTGGGGAGTCAGAGGTACAAACTTGCTCAGGTTCTTGATCAGCGGGTCCCACATGCGGACAAAGATAAGTTCGCCCTGTAAATTAGTCAATGCCTCTTTGCGGAGACCGTTCAAACCCCGGCGGATCGTCCCCGAGCGATACTGTGTCGGCAAGCCGCAGAGTCAAAATGCCGCATTCGGGGCAAGCGCGGAGGTATTTCGGAGGCAAGGCGGGCGATATCAGGGGTTGTAATGGTATTCATACACCGAACCGTTGTCCTCGTGGCAGGTCAGCGGCCAACCGGCATCGTTGTAGGTGAATTTCCTTTCCCATAGCACCTGTCCTCCCGAATCAAGTGAGCGGACGACATTATTGGGACATGTGAACGGGTCCGGCAATCCGTAAGTGTTGAGGCCGCGCATAGGATTGGGATTATTATCGTATTCGAAACGTTTGATGCCAAAAACGCCGGAATCGGCATCGCTTTGTTCGATAACATTGCCTTTGCCGTCGAATTTCACATAAGAAATCCTGGACGAGTTTTGGTCGTTGTAGGCTATGCTTATAGTCGCATTCTGGCCGCTATATTCATAAACGGCTGTCATATACTTGCCTGTCACTTTACTAAATCGCCCCTGCTTATCTAGTTGAAATGTATGATTCTGATACTCGAGAGCTATATCCGGGTCGCACGGCGTACCGCTCCACGAAGACCAGAGGGGGCGGGTGCCCGATCTCGTTGCCGTTATTTGCCCGTCATTATAGCCATATTCAACGATGGAATAGGGTGTTCCGCAACTACTATAAGCCAGCACCCGCGAAACGCGGCCGTTGCGGTACTCGAGACGCTTCTGAAGTTTGCCTTTTGCCGTAACTTCATATAAGGCACCACCCGGAATTTCGGGATCGGCTTCTTTTTTGCAGGAATATAACAACCCCAGGAGAAAAATCAGGATATACCGTTTCATTATTGAAATGATCAGAGCTTTGACTTTCAGAAAAGATTCTCCGGGGCGCGCTTTCCGTGTTAAGTGGGTTTAACACAGAAGCTTAATAATTATTCCAGAATGCAGGAAACAGCGGAATCTACTTGCCTGGATCGGTAAAAAGTTGTCAGGAGCAGTTACTTATCGGCCGTTTGTGTTTTCCGCAGATTTTAAAGAACTGACTGTTATCGCCGGTCGGCCTGGCGTCGCTATCCACGATATGAACGTGAATTGCTTTGGGGGATTCGGGCATCCGGATGATCTCGTAACCGTCGAAATCGAATAAGTTACCATAGATTACTGTTGAAAGGTAGCCATAAAATAGTGTACCGGCCAGCAAAGGTATCGCGGCCGGGGCAATAGGTGGCTAATGGTAATCAAACCTATTGTTAAGGATTTCAAACCAAATTGGCCCGAAACGGAAAGCTAGGTTACCGGCGCATCTATCTCCGGGGCCGGAGAACATACCTCGTGGACATTTCTCATCGACCGGATAGACCTGTCGAAAGTTCCCGGCCACGGGTGGTAGATTCGGTGATAGCCAGGCTTTAAGAGATACACCAATTATTTCCGAGCACATTTTGCCGTATTTCCGCATGTACCGGCCCGCATTGAATAATGAAAAGGAGCTCCTGCGGCGCGTGGCCGGGGGGGATGAACGGGCTTTTACCGCGTTGTTCGACCATTACCACCAGCGTCTGGGGATGCATATTTACCGCATTACCCGTTCCGAACCCGTCGCGGAGGAGCTGGTGCATGACGTTTTCCTGAAAATATGGCGCAACCGGGAACTGCTTTCGGAGATCGAAAACTTTTCGGTTTACCTTTTCGTGGTGTCCAAAAAACGCGGCATTGAACGCTTTGAAAAAGATCGCCGCCGAACGGGCCAGGTTCACCGGCCTCGACGGGGCTGCCGAAGATGAACCCGAACAGCCGGATGATTACCGCTACGCATTGATCGACGAGGCGATCGACCAGCTTCCTCCCCGGCAGCGGCAGGTATATGTGCTCAGCAGGCATCAGCGGTTGTCCTATAATGAAATAGCCATGCAAATGGGCCTCTCCCGGGAGACGGTCAAGAAATACCTCCAGATCGCTACGGCGTCCATCGTTTCCTACATCGGGAAAAGCGCGAAAATGAGCCCGTTTCTGGTTTTGAAAATTTTCTTCTAAAATTTTTCGGATGCAATAGCCCCTTTTTGGAAAGCCTTGCTGTCCTGTTGTTGAATAAGCACGACAGGGGTATGGACCACGAAGAACAAAAACGGATACAGCATCTTTTCGACCGCTACTACGCAGGCCGGGCAACACCGGCGGAGGAGGAAGAACTGATGCTTTACGTCCGGTCGGGGCGGTATGATGAGGCCGTCGAGCGGGCAATGAAACGGAATTGGCTCGAACCCGCGGATCAGGCGCCATTGTTCGATGCCTTGCAAAGCGAAAGTATGCTCGGTGCGATCCTCGCCTCGGGCCGGGCGCGCGGGTATCGGACCATGGGTATTTGGACAAGATATGCGGCCGCGGCGGCGGTGCTGGTGCTTGTGGCCGGGCTGTGGCTGCTCAGGAAGGCCTCCGAAAAACCCGCAGCCGTGGCGAATAGGGAAATACAGGACGTCGCACCCGGAAGAAACAGGGCCCTGCTGACGCTGGCCGACGGACAAGGCATCGAGCTCGACCGGGTCGGCAGCGGTTTGGTGGCCCGCCAGGGTAATACCGAGATTACGAAGCAGCAGGACGGTCTGGTGGTTTACAATAATCGCCCGTCGGAAACGGCGACAGCCGGCCTCAATAAGATATCCACTCCCCGGGGCGGGCAGTACAAGGTGCAGCTTCC harbors:
- a CDS encoding DoxX family protein encodes the protein MFANTLKPDLNWGALFLRLFLALVLFPHGAQKMLGWFNGFGFEGSMQYFTGQRGLPWIIGFLVIVIEFFGPLALILGVAVRLSAAAIAVVMTGIIVTTFHDHFFMDWFGNQHVEGMEFFLLAIGMAITLVFTGGGAYAVDRLRERQASPAA
- a CDS encoding Crp/Fnr family transcriptional regulator, with translation MPTQYRSGTIRRGLNGLRKEALTNLQGELIFVRMWDPLIKNLSKFVPLTPQEVGIIQSLFTFRKYRKRQYILQEGDVARYETFIVKGVTRTYQVDEKGQEHVLQFGLEDWWVGDLYSFLTEAPTTYNVDCLEDTEVMHITRADLETLYEKVPKMERHFRIMIQNAFITSTRRLSATLAKSAQERYEEFIERYPQIEQRVANHQIASYLGITPQTLSRIRSHGPDRA
- a CDS encoding RNA polymerase sigma factor — encoded protein: MPYFRMYRPALNNEKELLRRVAGGDERAFTALFDHYHQRLGMHIYRITRSEPVAEELVHDVFLKIWRNRELLSEIENFSVYLFVVSKKRGIERFEKDRRRTGQVHRPRRGCRR
- a CDS encoding FecR domain-containing protein, which translates into the protein MDHEEQKRIQHLFDRYYAGRATPAEEEELMLYVRSGRYDEAVERAMKRNWLEPADQAPLFDALQSESMLGAILASGRARGYRTMGIWTRYAAAAAVLVLVAGLWLLRKASEKPAAVANREIQDVAPGRNRALLTLADGQGIELDRVGSGLVARQGNTEITKQQDGLVVYNNRPSETATAGLNKISTPRGGQYKVQLPDGSKVWLNASSSIRFPSVFPASERRVEITGEAYFEVTKDPARPFTVRFNGSEVQVLGTSFNVMAYPDERISKTTLVEGSVSIRNKGAHATLRPGQQAALLPGGRIETAFTTVEEAVAWKEGMFYFKNAGVKEVMRQLARWYDVEVSYRGEVPVRQFTGRVSRNVNLSEVVGMLRYAGVNCSVANNTIEVGQ
- a CDS encoding sigma-70 family RNA polymerase sigma factor, with amino-acid sequence MNALKKIAAERARFTGLDGAAEDEPEQPDDYRYALIDEAIDQLPPRQRQVYVLSRHQRLSYNEIAMQMGLSRETVKKYLQIATASIVSYIGKSAKMSPFLVLKIFF
- a CDS encoding SnoaL-like domain-containing protein codes for the protein MNRDQIESAIRELNDMVLNGKAMEAFEKYYHDQVSMQENHLPATVSKAANRKREEEFFDNVLEFRSAAVKGLAVGDNISYVTWHFDYTHREWGVRNYTQVSVQHWQDGQIIHEQFFYNN